GTACTAGTATCATTCGTTTTAATCTATCTTCTtgatttcttttgcattttaattaaattcacatTTAATTTTGTGAGATGATTGGGAGAGTTACCATGTTCATTTGTGATGGTGTTTACTCTACGCGAATAGTTGTAACATCCTTTTCAGTGACCCACATATATTTTTACATTGGCTCCTTACTTATTGCTGTAAGGGATTCCCTAACATTTTCTAATGGTAGGTTGATACATAAaataagaacaagaacaagcaGATTGAAAAAAATTGGCATTTTAAGCACAAATTATGGCCAAAGAGCGAGAAAATATCTTGAAAACTGTTAATAAATCATTGCATAAACATGACATCCATCATCAGTTTTTTTGCTTAAATGCATTGCCAATCCAAATATGTCACTCTATAATGTCCCGGCCGTTGGAAATCAGTCAAACAAAGTGTGCCATCGAAAGCATAAATGGGGCTGGGTAAACAGTGCACCtgttggccagccagcagtgtCAGCTGGTATCGGTTCGGTGGTGATtagatttcaatttaaatccTCAAAACAAACCTCATTCAATTTTCAAGACACACCACACGAGGGAGCGTGAACCATGGCGTGCTCCTTGAAATTCAAGATGTCTCTTGTCTTCCGTTTCCTATAAAAGGAGCTCGACCGAGCACATTCCCTTCACTTGTTCTAGTCCACGTACTCAGCACGTGGCAAGGGGAGTGAAAATGTCGCATTTGGTGCTGCATGAAGTGCGCTATGTGTTGGTAGCGATGGGCTACACGTTGGATTGTTTCACTCCCAGGATTCGCTATTCCTTGCGAGATAGTGCGATATATTGGTTCGTTACGATGATACCATTGGTATTTCTGTGCGAACCTCAGGTAGGGCGTTGGAACACATTTGGATTGTTGGGCTACTCTATCCGCCCGCTCATTATCTGCTGTGCAGTTTGCTTTTCTCATCTTTGATGCGAAGGATCTGTACAAGTTCGTGTCGGTGCTCGTACCCTGCACCGAGATCGTCCTGACCAACCTGAAGATGGTGATTTGCAACGCAAAGCGGGCGAAAATTCTCAACCTTATCAACGACGTGCAAGCAGTTTGGGATGAATGCAAGTGACGCAGAGACTATTTCCCAGTGAACCCACCGCAGgtagtttaattgaattgcttCTCCTCAATTCTTTTAAGATGCCGCCTCAAATCTGGAGGAAGTACGAGAACTGTTGGTTGTTACGCGAAAGAAAGCCCGCGTATTTGTCATTGTCTACACGTCGGCCTTCGTGTTCATCTGCTTGGAGTACGCTTTTATGCCGATATGGAAGTGGTGCTACTATTACGGTTTCTCCACCCAGCACTCCAACTACACCATCCAGCTACCCTATCTGCAACGGTAAGAACGGTAGCAATACTTCAAAGACATACCTGCTCGAAAAGCCTTGTACTCGATAAATTCGAGCTGCAGAAAGCGCTCCACGAAAGCTCATCTCTCGTATGCGCCTACCATTCCCACATAACAGCATGTTTTACAGCATCGAAGGTAACGCTTCCTTTAGCGTAACGTACATCTTTATCATGGTGGCCGTTTATGTGCTAGCACTCGCACTGGCCGGCTTTGATTCTGTGTTCACCACGTTGGTTATGCACATTACGGCCTTGTTCAAGCTGCTTAACATGGAAATCGACCAGATGGGTATGCAGCTACGCGGTGGGGCGAAAGGACAAGAGCTGAAGGCAACATTCAAAGCAATCATCCTCAAACACAAGACCTACCTAGCGTAAGTGGAACCGAACGCGTTTTGAACATTGTTTAACATTAATTGACAACCACCTTAACGCGGGACCACAGATTCATCGACCAGCTCGAGGATGCGTTCAGTTTGGTCTTGATGGTACAGTTTCTGACCAGCTCCATCGTcatttgtgttgtgctgtatCAGCTTACGTTGGTAAGTTCGGATGCCAATACAGGATACTAAAGGTCTATGGCACTAACTTCTTGGAACCGGCAGGCTTTCGGATGGAACGAGGAAACAATTAAAACGATCACCTACCTACCGGGGGCCATTCTGCAGCTGTACGTGTTCTGTTGGTACGCTCAgaagattaccgaagaggcgGAACTGGTGGCGAACCACATCTACAGCATACCCTGGTACCTGGGTGATCCGGCCTACGAGAAGATGTGCATCACGCTGATGGCCAAAGCACAGAAACCGGCCGGTGTGACCGCCTCCAAGTTCTACATGATAACGCTCCAGAGTTTTCAGCGAGTTAGTCATCATGCATGTCGACTGTTTTATATGCTCTTTCTGCATTTTCCACACTTCTTTCGGTTATTTCAGATCATCAGTACATCCTACTCCTATTTTACATTGCTTCAGACCATGAACCAACAGTAAAAGCGTGGCACGGATTGTATGGTAAGAGGCGGATATGGTAAGATATCCCGTAACAGGACTCCTGTATAGTGTTGTTAGATGAAATAAATGCAAGGCATCAGTTAACTGACGTTTTTCAAAAAAACGGATGATGACGGTTCGCACGAACGTCCGCAGGACATGCGCAGAACGGCGTTGCAGGGAAATGCCATCCGTCGCGGAAAGGCGTCGCGCTGTTTCGGCATCGAAATCAATACGACATTGACATTAGAGCCCCAAGTACCTTTTGCGGGAAGGTTAAACGCCGTAGCGCCCACCACCCCGTGTGGCCTTTCTGTTGATTCCGTAGCTTGTAGTGAGCGCACCTTAGTGAACTAGCCAACGAGCagcaccccaaaaaggtaGTGTTGAGTAGAGTACTATTAGCAGTACTCACTATAGCCAGTAGCACTAGCCCTCCCCCACTCCCGGCGGTACCTAGCATTGATTAACTATGGCCGAGGGCACCTACGAGTATGAGTGTATGCGGGCGGAGCTGCTCGGTTTGGCACGACCTAGCCGGGAACAgttcgaggagcagcagaaactgAAGCaagaggtggaagaggaggaacatCTCACCGAGCAGCTAAAAGTAAGTaccgccgcacacacacaaacacacacacctcgacCAGTGGCTAAATTCGTTTGCCTTCTCGCTGCAGGAGGTCGACCTACAGGATGAATCCGTGCAGGGTACGTCCGGTAAGATGGACGAGCTGAACAGCATCCTGACGGCCACGCAGCAGAAAATCAACAAGTTCAAGGTGGCCTGCGGTAGCCTGACGAGTCTGCTGAAGCTACGGCCCTCGACACCGAGCCACGATCCAGCGGCCAGTGGAGGGGAGGCCTCTGGCTCTGCGAATGCCGGCGCCGACGAGGGAAAGTCCATAAACGATGCGCTCGATACGCTCGACACGATGAAGGACCTCAATACGGCTTCCGATGTGTCGGTGGCCAAGTCGGCCGCCAAGGACATTGGCCAGAAGATGACATCGCAGCTCGACAAGCTCGATTCGCTGCTGTACAAGGCGGACAACGCTACCTACTCGATGAAGCACCAGACAAATCAGATGAACAAAATCGCCAAGTAAAGAAACACCCGGCACAGGGGGTTCTGCGTCATGCGACAACGAAACAGCACATCGAGCACCTCGAGCGAGTGACAGTTACATTACACACCAAAAGCAAGCAACATTATGCCGAACATTAGGGGATAAGGTTCGTACGAGTACGCTTACGAGGGGACTCGCGAGTGTATACACAGCATGCGTTTAGCCATCTAGTAGTCTCCTCCTTCACGATGTCTTTCGATTCGTTTACAACGCCGGACTGGTGGTTAGTGCACCGGAACTCGCaacgcatcgcagcagcagttttttttttctttcgctgaAGTCACTAGggcttcaaatcaaatcaaaatgtcTAACCATTAAGCTACAACCTGGTTTCCGGGTTGCCTATCGTACCGCCACATAACGCACCATGCGCACCATCATGCTGCCTCACTCACTCGTATGCTAGTGGTCAgtcagtttttcttttgttccagCTTTTCGATGCCATTGGATGATCGGTCTTCCAAAATGTTGGGAAAAAAGTGTAGTTCAAACAACGAGAAAAGAACAATCACCCCGTCTTTCTGGTAGTGAgtgaggagaagagaagaacccaccaccatcactaccccGCTCCCGCAGAGATGCGCTCCCCATACTCCCATTGCATACAccgcgatcgaatcgattggtTCGATCGCCAAGCGTCGATGCGTCTTGTGAATTCACCGATTGTGATATATTGATTGCGTAGTTTACAGTTCGATGTATTTAGTTACTTATGCGAGTTATGCTAACACCAaatcacacacatatatacacaaacacacactcatacacgaCAGGGCACATGCTGATCTGTTGCTGTCTGTGCTACAGTGCAAAGCAACCGGTTGGTGTTGGCAGAGAGGTATGGTGGGGGAATTGATGCTTCCAAAGGAACCAGGAGCAaaacccgttccgttccggacaatttaacaaaaaacaaacacacttaTACGCTTTCGGTTTTACgtggtgttcgtgttcgatGTTGGCTAGTAGTATATAGTATCGGAATGGTTTACCAGTGGACACGCGGTATTATTGGCAGGCAGGCGGACAAGCAGAAGGGGAGTCCGCATTGGAAGCAGGAAGGAGTGTTAACCACCAGCAATAATACTATTATTaactgatgacgatgatgatgatgatgatgatgaacaacaGATATACTGGTATGTGTATTAAAGGCCGAATAATAAAAAGGATAATCTATGGCAATAGGCGGTCCATTTATTTGCTCCACCAGCTAGACGGCAAAGGTTCTAGCATTAATTTACGTAGCTACACTATTGTCTAACACACAGTTTCGTACACACGTTACTTGCTCACATTCCCACAGCAGCTGTCGAGCCCATCCACGGTCTGTGTCGCGGATCGTTAACACCACCAACGGAGGAACTGTATCAATCATCAGCTAAGTCATTGGCAAAGAATTTCGTCACCTCGGGACTGGCGTGCCACCTACGATAAGATAACCTCACACCAGCGCTTAATCATCATATATCGAGCCATatacacacaaatacaaacacacacccacggaGAGTCCTCGCCTTTGACTACATGTGCGATCCAccattgccgccaccaccgtaccacACATTCTGGTTGCCCTTGTTGCCCCCGGAGCGTATCTGGTGAAGATGTTTCAGTTCCTTGGATTTCGCGTTCCGCAGATACCACAGATAGATGCACACGATCACGGACAGCACAAACagcacgatgaagatgatggccgTCACCATCCAGGCCGTCTCGTTGGTCGTACCCGTACCGACGAATGGTTCGGGCACGGCTGCATCACTttgtctctgctgctgctgctgctgctgctgctgactcgcAGGGACGAGGATATATCCATTCACTAGCGATAATGGTAGCACTAGGGCACAAAACAGACACGTCACAACCGGATTCGATACCATTCTGTTCCCAGACTAAAAGCGCAAACGATCAAACACACAGTTCAGCCAAACGGACTCGTGGAACGGTCAGCAATGTCTGGAGCGCCGAAGGTGATATACCTTTGCTGGGCATAGCGTTTGCTGGCGCGGATCTCTGATACACACAGCCCTTGGGCGGGGGATTAACGGCTAATGCCGCGGTACGGTTTGCAGCGCGCCCTGATTTGGGGTGATAAAACACGATAAGCAGTCGGGCTGTGATTTGGTTCGACCCCGTGCCAAGCACGGTTACACTATCACATCGCATCGAAAGcacacacgagagagaaagcgagagtcGCTTTGATTCGGGTTTACTCACCGAAGAGTAGTCACCTTACAACGCGAGGTCGTCAGCATGAAGACTGAGTAGAAACTCGTCTACACTCGACTTCGCATACACCAGTAGAACAGTTCTGGTTTCCACTTATCAACGTACCCATCGACTCTTATCGATGACGAAGCGATAACGAGCAGCAACCGAGGGCCGGAACGCTTTTTCCTGTCTTATGTATCTCTCACCTCACGAGTGTTCAGGTGTTGGATCATACCATAAGCTTCCCCCCAATATAACATTCCGCGGCAAGGAAGCTGAAGCTGTAAAGGGAAGCTAATCCAAAGACTGATGTAGTGGTGTCATCGGATCTGAAGGAAGGTTCGAAGAAAGACGCTGCCCAGCGAATTCAGCCCAAGGGTAAGGGTGGCACAAATCATTCAAGAGCCATAACGCCGTGTCATGACATGGATACTTGGCGTTCAACTCGAAGCCACTCGATTTGAGCCTCGCTCCTCAAGTGCCATAATTGTGGACAATAAATTGTTAACGTCATACCTCATCCCAACCTCGGTAAACAAGTCTTCCTGCATACGGACAAGCGGTGAGAGGACCTCAAACTCGTATTAACGTAACTCTTCGCTGCGAGATTCCAAGGCACGAGACTGCAATCTGCATCTGCTGCGGTAGGTGCGCGCTGTGGCCAAGAGGTTTTCACAACATTATCAGTACCGGCTTTCGAACATTCCACACCGCAGCTATCTTCGCCAAAGAGCCGAGAATACTCCAAAACGGGATTAAAGTCTACAGCAATGGCGTCCTATGTGTAGTAGGTTCGCTGGAAATATATGACTCCGTCTCGGCATCAAACCAATAGGCCAATCTATATAGTTATTTGTCCCATTGTCGAGACGTCGCCGCCGCCCAATAAACGGTAAAACTATCAATCAAAACCATTAACATCGAGTGCTGCTTTGACACAGAGCAGCTTTGCGATAACTGATTGGACTTTAACGCCAGGAACGGCGGGGTCTGCCTGCGTCGAGACATTTTGATGGACATGACATACGGTCAGCTAGGCTCAAGCCACTCGGACGCTAGGCGCAAGCGCTGACTAGCTGATTCCATTCGCGTGTTAAAATCTGCCTTACGGTATCCAACGGAATGCGGTGGGTTACTACTTCTTggcgctggttgctgttgctagcaTACGGTGTGCAATCTGCCGAAAGTGAATCCTCGTGCACGAGACTGGACTTTGATCAAGCGCAGCTAAATTCGCTGACGAAGTGTGAATATGTGCAGGAGTTCATCGCGAAGCGGTACGATGCTTCGGAGCACTTCGAACCATACCGGCCGGAAGCTGAACATTTCCTGTCCTACCGCTGGCAGGGATTATCGTGCGGGGAAACGGTCAACAGTTACTCGCTCAACGAAGAGACGGAGCTACGGATGGCCTACAATCTGATTATCGACAGTGGAGCAGCGCTCGAGGTACGAGTGCTAGATACCGAACGGCTGGATGATGCGGGCCAACCGACGatggttgaaaaatggaatactGCCCTATCGACCGACGGATGGGGTTTCTTTCGGGAAAAACTCAACAAAACCATCCCCAAGGCGAAGGTAAGTTAGATACGATTAGTTGAGTAGCGCCCTTGTTAACTAGCTAACCACAACGCCATGTGCCGGTGAC
The sequence above is a segment of the Anopheles darlingi chromosome 2, idAnoDarlMG_H_01, whole genome shotgun sequence genome. Coding sequences within it:
- the LOC125950946 gene encoding odorant receptor 13a-like, which gives rise to MPIWKWCYYYGFSTQHSNYTIQLPYLQRMFYSIEGNASFSVTYIFIMVAVYVLALALAGFDSVFTTLVMHITALFKLLNMEIDQMGMQLRGGAKGQELKATFKAIILKHKTYLAFIDQLEDAFSLVLMVQFLTSSIVICVVLYQLTLAFGWNEETIKTITYLPGAILQLYVFCWYAQKITEEAELVANHIYSIPWYLGDPAYEKMCITLMAKAQKPAGVTASKFYMITLQSFQRIISTSYSYFTLLQTMNQQ
- the LOC125951249 gene encoding uncharacterized protein LOC125951249, translated to MAEGTYEYECMRAELLGLARPSREQFEEQQKLKQEVEEEEHLTEQLKEVDLQDESVQGTSGKMDELNSILTATQQKINKFKVACGSLTSLLKLRPSTPSHDPAASGGEASGSANAGADEGKSINDALDTLDTMKDLNTASDVSVAKSAAKDIGQKMTSQLDKLDSLLYKADNATYSMKHQTNQMNKIAK